In the Ipomoea triloba cultivar NCNSP0323 chromosome 6, ASM357664v1 genome, one interval contains:
- the LOC116022649 gene encoding G-type lectin S-receptor-like serine/threonine-protein kinase At4g27290: protein MENYSPPFFFFLLLFISSLFLKISGETDTITSTQSIRDGDTIVSSDGTFELGFFTPANSQNRYVGIWYKVTDKTPVWVANREAPLKNKSGVLRFKPAGVLSLLDDSNQTIWSTNSSGQSPKNPVAQLLKTGNLVVREADDETPENFIWQSFDYPSNTLLAGMKLGKNLVTGLEMFLSSWKTPDDPSPGEYTYHCDITGYPQDLLRKGSKVVYRAGPWNGLHWSGAPNMVNNTMTTFGLVMSKDEVYYIYNLVNKSVISTLVVNPDGDTGRKTWVDKIHAWTNYHSTKADDCDTYGLCGPYGTCNILDAPLCQCFGKFVPKHQGDWDSADWSAGCVREVGLNCSSDGFLRYSGVKLPDTNISWYNRTMSLEECRDVCKRNCSCMAYTSLDIRNGGSGCLIWIGDLVDTRQLSEDGQDIYVRMAYSALDSEDGSSGKRRREILTVGLPLIIAAVFVVLGLGTVLYFRKRKEEDLPEHTNNVIPAHNNKRDSSGPTNTDDLELPQFDLFRITQATDSFSLNNKIGEGGFGPVYKGVLEGGQEIAVKRLSETSKQGLDEFKNEVICIAKLQHRNLVKLLGCCIQGQDAMLVYEYMPNKSLDLYIFDQERSGLLDWPKRFNIINGIARGLMYLHQDSRLRIIHRDLKASNVLLDIDMNPKISDFGMARSFGGDETGANTRRVVGTYGYMSPEYAVDGIFSIKSDVFSFGVLVLEILSGKKNRKFVHPDHHLNLLGHAWILHKENRSLELVDPMLVDSCHLGEMTRSIHVGLLCVQQSPEDRPNMSSVVWMLSNECVLPEPKQPGFFTERSVAIADQSSWSTNTPSTVNDMTITLLDAR, encoded by the exons ATGGAGAATTATTCTccccccttcttcttcttccttctcctcTTCATCTCCTCGCTTTTCCTTAAAATCTCCGGCGAAACAGACACTATAACATCCACCCAATCCATCAGAGACGGCGACACCATTGTCTCCTCGGACGGAACCTTCGAGCTAGGATTCTTCACTCCCGCGAATTCCCAGAACAGGTACGTGGGAATCTGGTACAAAGTCACGGATAAAACTCCGGTCTGGGTTGCCAATAGAGAAGCGCCATTGAAGAACAAATCAGGGGTGTTGAGGTTTAAACCCGCCGGAGTTCTTTCCCTCCTCGACGATTCCAATCAAACCATTTGGTCCACGAACTCCTCCGGCCAATCCCCGAAAAACCCGGTCGCGCAGTTGCTAAAAACAGGGAATCTCGTCGTCCGAGAAGCGGACGATGAAACCCCGGAGAATTTCATCTGGCAGAGCTTCGATTACCCGAGTAATACGTTGTTGGCCGGAATGAAGCTCGGGAAAAACCTGGTAACCGGCCTGGAAATGTTCCTCTCGTCCTGGAAAACCCCGGACGATCCTTCCCCGGGCGAGTACACATACCACTGTGACATCACAGGGTACCCGCAGGACCTCCTGAGAAAAGGGTCCAAAGTGGTCTACCGAGCCGGGCCGTGGAACGGGCTCCACTGGAGCGGCGCACCCAACATGGTAAACAACACCATGACAACGTTCGGGCTGGTCATGAGCAAGGACGAGGTTTACTACATATACAATCTAGTAAACAAATCCGTAATTTCAACTCTAGTCGTGAATCCCGACGGGGACACGGGGCGGAAAACATGGGTGGATAAGATTCACGCCTGGACTAATTATCACTCCACAAAAGCAGACGATTGTGATACTTATGGACTATGTGGCCCTTATGGTACCTGTAACATTCTTGACGCTCCGCTTTGTCAGTGTTTCGGGAAATTTGTGCCGAAACATCAGGGCGATTGGGACAGCGCGGATTGGTCGGCGGGTTGTGTTCGAGAAGTGGGTTTGAATTGCAGCAGTGATGGGTTTCTGAGGTATAGTGGTGTGAAACTGCCTGACACGAATATTTCCTGGTACAATCGAACTATGTCGTTGGAGGAATGTAGGGATGTTTGCAAGAGAAACTGTTCGTGTATGGCTTACACGAGTTTGGACATTAGGAATGGAGGGAGTGGGTGTTTGATCTGGATTGGGGACCTGGTCGACACCAGACAACTTTCTGAAGATGGACAAGATATCTACGTTAGAATGGCCTATTCCGCCTTAG ATTCTGAAGATGGGTCATCtgggaaaagaagaagagagattCTTACAGTGGGTTTGCCATTAATAATTGCAGCAGTTTTTGTAGTCCTGGGGTTAGGCACAGTGCTTTATTTCAGGAAAAGGAAGGAGGAGGATCTCCCAGAGCACACAAATAATG TTATTCCTGCCCACAACAACAAGAGGGATTCCAGTGGTCCGACGAACACTGATGATCTCGAGCTGCCTCAATTCGATCTGTTTAGAATAACTCAAGCTACAGACAGTTTTTCACTCAACAACAAGATAGGAGAGGGCGGCTTTGGACCTGTTTATAAG GGGGTGCTAGAAGGGGGGCAAGAAATAGCAGTGAAGCGACTATCAGAAACATCAAAACAAGGGCTCGATGAGTTCAAGAACGAAGTAATTTGCATTGCAAAATTGCAACATCGGAATCTTGTGAAATTGTTGGGATGCTGCATTCAAGGACAAGATGCAATGTTGGTGTATGAATACATGCCTAATAAGAGCCTGGATTTATACATTTTTG ATCAAGAGCGGAGTGGATTGCTTGATTGGCCAAAACGCTTCAATATTATCAATGGCATAGCTCGGGGACTTATGTATCTTCATCAAGACTCCAGGTTGAGAATTATCCATCGAGACTTGAAAGCCAGCAATGTTTTGCTTGACATTGACATGAACCCAAAGATATCAGATTTTGGAATGGCTAGAAGTTTTGGAGGGGATGAGACCGGAGCCAACACTCGTCGCGTGGTTGGAACATA TGGATATATGTCACCAGAGTATGCAGTTGATGGGATATTCTCAATAAAGTCAGACGTGTTCAGTTTCGGTGTCTTGGTATTAGAGATCCTAAGTGGAAAAAAGAACAGAAAATTCGTTCATCCAGACCATCACCTAAACCTCCTTGGACAT GCATGGATACTCCATAAAGAAAACAGGTCACTGGAACTGGTGGATCCAATGCTCGTGGATTCATGCCATCTAGGCGAGATGACTAGATCGATCCACGTAGGATTGCTGTGCGTGCAGCAATCTCCGGAAGATAGGCCGAACATGTCTTCTGTGGTGTGGATGTTGAGCAATGAATGTGTTCTGCCAGAACCCAAGCAGCCTGGATTTTTTACAGAGAGAAGTGTGGCTATTGCTGATCAATCCAGTTGGAGCACAAACACACCAAGTACTGTAAATGACATGACCATTACATTGTTAGATGCTAGATAG
- the LOC116022651 gene encoding uncharacterized protein LOC116022651 isoform X1: MALATLHLQHSYKTNPFQSSSSSSGNKLTHSVTTVRYVGRKDKFTSLRCRSFYRYVVCSGGAPLFLKPKAKVLKILAFKSSSQNNSGGSSGSKTKKESIKLSIVSQGSEETSVESPRAQNLPISYTSETVDTTSGTLAIQKIFKHWLAILRTPSPDQAIGETVEGPSSTEAVEPQNLVQQKERGNILQAVWSYFIGLDATIKINLLIFVPFYLAVNLVYGAEVSKELMPLWILGPFVVALYIKMLRGICALYVFCFKQTVRVVKNFPTYYMLANEYIVQGKLKEEIRARFLQPVLDIKNIDYKEVAKSRMEDLKVILAEKYLDLAESIWPYYCRAIRTLKRANLI, from the exons ATGGCTTTGGCAACCCTTCATTTGCAG CATTCTTATAAAACAAATCCTTTTCAATCTTCATCGTCGAGCAGTGGGAACAAATTGACACATTCTGTGACAACGGTTCGTTATGTTGGGAGGAAAGATAAATTTACCTCATTGAGGTGCAGATCCTTTTATAG ATATGTGGTTTGCAGTGGAGGAGCTCCTCTTTTCCTTAAACCAAAAGCCAAAGTATTGAAGATCTTGGCCTTCAAAAGTAGTAGCCAAAATAACTCTGGGGGCAGTAGTGGATCAAAGACCAAGAAGGAATCTATCAAGCTTTCTATTGTATCCCAAGGGAGTGAGGAAACGTCAGTGGAATCTCCAAGGGCACAGAATCTTCCCATTTCTTATACTTCTGAAACAGTTGACACCACCAGTGGCACTCTCGCTATACAGAAAATTTTCAAACACTGGTTGGCAATACTTCGTACACCATCCCCAGACCAGGCAATCGGTGAAACTGTTGAAGGACCATCTTCAACAGAAGCTGTTGAGCCACAAAACCTGGTGCAACAGAAAGAAAGAGGCAATATCCTACAGGCAGTTTGGAGTTATTTTATCGGTCTGGATGCAACGATAAAGATAAATTTATTGATCTT CGTACCCTTTTACCTGGCTGTTAATTTAGTTTATGGAGCTGAAGTTTCGAAGGAGTTGATGCCATTATGGATTCTTGGACCATTTGTTGTTGCATTGTATATTAAGATGCTCCGAGGCATTTGTGCACTTTACGTATTCTGTTTCAAGCAGACAGTAAGAGTCGTCAAGAACTTCCCAACCTACTACATGTTGGCTAATGAATATATTGTTCAAGGGAAGCTCAAGGAAGAAATCAGGGCACGCTTTTTGCAGCCTGTGTTAGATATTAAGAACATAGACTACAAAGAAGTAGCAAAGAGTAGGATGGAGGATTTGAAAGTCATTTTGGCAGAGAAATACCTGGATCTCGCGGAATCAATATGGCCCTATTACTGCAGAGCAATCCGGACTTTGAAGAGGGCCAACCTTATCTAG
- the LOC116022651 gene encoding uncharacterized protein LOC116022651 isoform X2, with protein MALATLHLQHSYKTNPFQSSSSSSGNKLTHSVTTVRYVGRKDKFTSLRCRSFYSGGAPLFLKPKAKVLKILAFKSSSQNNSGGSSGSKTKKESIKLSIVSQGSEETSVESPRAQNLPISYTSETVDTTSGTLAIQKIFKHWLAILRTPSPDQAIGETVEGPSSTEAVEPQNLVQQKERGNILQAVWSYFIGLDATIKINLLIFVPFYLAVNLVYGAEVSKELMPLWILGPFVVALYIKMLRGICALYVFCFKQTVRVVKNFPTYYMLANEYIVQGKLKEEIRARFLQPVLDIKNIDYKEVAKSRMEDLKVILAEKYLDLAESIWPYYCRAIRTLKRANLI; from the exons ATGGCTTTGGCAACCCTTCATTTGCAG CATTCTTATAAAACAAATCCTTTTCAATCTTCATCGTCGAGCAGTGGGAACAAATTGACACATTCTGTGACAACGGTTCGTTATGTTGGGAGGAAAGATAAATTTACCTCATTGAGGTGCAGATCCTTTTATAG TGGAGGAGCTCCTCTTTTCCTTAAACCAAAAGCCAAAGTATTGAAGATCTTGGCCTTCAAAAGTAGTAGCCAAAATAACTCTGGGGGCAGTAGTGGATCAAAGACCAAGAAGGAATCTATCAAGCTTTCTATTGTATCCCAAGGGAGTGAGGAAACGTCAGTGGAATCTCCAAGGGCACAGAATCTTCCCATTTCTTATACTTCTGAAACAGTTGACACCACCAGTGGCACTCTCGCTATACAGAAAATTTTCAAACACTGGTTGGCAATACTTCGTACACCATCCCCAGACCAGGCAATCGGTGAAACTGTTGAAGGACCATCTTCAACAGAAGCTGTTGAGCCACAAAACCTGGTGCAACAGAAAGAAAGAGGCAATATCCTACAGGCAGTTTGGAGTTATTTTATCGGTCTGGATGCAACGATAAAGATAAATTTATTGATCTT CGTACCCTTTTACCTGGCTGTTAATTTAGTTTATGGAGCTGAAGTTTCGAAGGAGTTGATGCCATTATGGATTCTTGGACCATTTGTTGTTGCATTGTATATTAAGATGCTCCGAGGCATTTGTGCACTTTACGTATTCTGTTTCAAGCAGACAGTAAGAGTCGTCAAGAACTTCCCAACCTACTACATGTTGGCTAATGAATATATTGTTCAAGGGAAGCTCAAGGAAGAAATCAGGGCACGCTTTTTGCAGCCTGTGTTAGATATTAAGAACATAGACTACAAAGAAGTAGCAAAGAGTAGGATGGAGGATTTGAAAGTCATTTTGGCAGAGAAATACCTGGATCTCGCGGAATCAATATGGCCCTATTACTGCAGAGCAATCCGGACTTTGAAGAGGGCCAACCTTATCTAG
- the LOC116022653 gene encoding DNA-directed RNA polymerase III subunit RPC7-like, with protein MAFRGRGRGRGGYGGGFRIAKQESFELFPKINDENLGNASTVTERVSLARWYLKLQNYWNSSPYYLGGESDTSKKTKSMDIERFSDKNSDRAKAKRPLSDFITVDPAYFPGELARGGRTGRPAAKRVRWSEGQDLQKLDVFEKLEQKSKGQGEKKTNEGEDEEEEEENIEEEEEEDDEDGDYIQPFDFDDDEDDFNIVDDNDDEGGTF; from the coding sequence ATGGCATTTAGAGGGAGAGGACGAGGACGTGGTGGATATGGCGGTGGATTCAGAATAGCCAAGCAGGAATCATTCGAACTATTTCCAAAAATCAATGATGAGAACTTGGGTAATGCATCAACTGTGACTGAAAGGGTATCTTTAGCAAGATGGTATTTGAAGTTGCAGAACTACTGGAATTCCTCTCCTTACTATCTTGGAGGTGAAAGCGATacttcaaagaaaacaaaaagtatGGATATAGAAAGGTTTTCAGATAAGAACTCTGATAGAGCCAAGGCAAAGCGCCCACTTTCGGATTTCATTACAGTGGACCCTGCCTATTTTCCTGGTGAATTAGCTAGAGGTGGGAGAACAGGAAGGCCTGCTGCAAAAAGAGTTCGCTGGAGTGAAGGCCAAGATTTGCAAAAACTGGATGTCTTTGAGAAGCTTGAACAGAAGTCCAAGGGCCAGggtgaaaagaaaacaaatgaagGTGAAgatgaggaggaagaagaggagaatatcgaagaagaagaggaagaggatgaTGAAGATGGCGACTATATTCAGCCATTTGATTtcgatgatgatgaagatgactTCAATATTGTTGATGACAATGATGATGAGGGAGGTACCTTCTGA